In Vagococcus hydrophili, one DNA window encodes the following:
- a CDS encoding cob(I)yrinic acid a,c-diamide adenosyltransferase codes for MAVYTKTGDKGSTKLVGGVKVRKHHPRVEAYGTTDELCSLLGHSLSFLSSEDYKYKEELINIQQLIFDCSRDLAVPERGMRPYKLTSDSYKWLEKKIDAYWKLCPEINKFILPGGTLFASSLQVVRTVTRRAERCVVFLMDEGEDVNSEVLVFLNRLSDYLFVLARLVNFQSGELELDYENSPQVFSRRKKSVPDNS; via the coding sequence ATGGCTGTTTATACTAAAACTGGAGACAAGGGATCAACTAAATTAGTCGGTGGAGTGAAGGTTAGAAAGCATCATCCACGTGTGGAAGCCTATGGAACGACTGATGAATTATGCTCTTTATTAGGTCACAGTCTATCATTTTTATCTTCTGAGGATTATAAGTACAAAGAGGAGTTAATCAACATTCAACAACTTATTTTTGATTGCTCCAGAGATTTAGCTGTGCCAGAAAGAGGCATGCGTCCCTATAAGTTAACATCTGACAGCTACAAGTGGCTTGAAAAAAAAATTGATGCTTACTGGAAGTTATGCCCTGAGATTAATAAATTTATTTTGCCAGGAGGAACACTTTTTGCAAGTTCCCTTCAAGTCGTGCGGACCGTTACGAGACGTGCCGAAAGATGTGTTGTTTTTTTAATGGATGAAGGGGAAGACGTTAATTCAGAAGTATTGGTCTTTTTAAATCGTTTGTCTGATTACTTGTTTGTTTTAGCTCGTTTAGTTAATTTTCAGTCAGGGGAATTAGAGCTTGACTATGAGAACAGTCCCCAAGTTTTTTCTAGGAGGAAAAAAAGTGTACCCGATAACTCTTAA
- a CDS encoding cobyric acid synthase encodes MVKSIMVQGTASDVGKSILVAGLCRIFSQDGLECVPFKSQNMALNSYITLTGHEMGRAQVFQSEAAGKEADVRMNPVLLKPTSDRKSQVIFNGKVLANMDAVEYHEFKPTLSHKISEIYQELGSENDVVVIEGAGSPAEINLNSRDIANMGMAKIADAPVILVADIDRGGVFASIYGTVELLEKEERARVKGVIINKFRGDKALLDPGLEMIEDLTNIPVLGVVPYEQFKIEDEDSVALKNVNRLFDSSKKIDVAVVSLSKMSNFTDFNSLELEPDVSVRYVFQGDKIGQPDVLIIPGSKNTLEDSLFLKESGLAQQIQELRVKGTYILGICGGYQLLGEKLHDPQKMESETGSVDGLGLLPVETTIQETKVTAQVEGMRDELKVTGYEIHMGETLLKTGQPFAEILKENNQEIARFDGAVSEDGKVIGTYLHGIFDGSDFRHDFFNQVRDSKGLEMLTEKTQEYKAFKEEQYDKLADCLRQNLDMEKIYEIINQSDKGSV; translated from the coding sequence ATGGTTAAAAGTATTATGGTTCAAGGAACAGCCTCAGATGTAGGGAAAAGTATTTTAGTGGCAGGATTGTGCCGAATATTCTCTCAAGATGGGCTTGAATGTGTGCCTTTTAAATCACAGAATATGGCTCTAAATTCATACATCACATTAACTGGTCATGAGATGGGAAGAGCGCAAGTGTTTCAATCAGAAGCAGCTGGAAAAGAAGCTGACGTTCGTATGAATCCCGTGCTTTTAAAACCAACCTCAGATCGTAAATCTCAAGTAATTTTTAATGGAAAAGTTTTAGCTAATATGGATGCCGTAGAATACCACGAGTTTAAACCAACTTTAAGCCATAAGATTTCAGAAATCTATCAAGAGTTAGGTTCTGAAAATGATGTAGTTGTCATTGAAGGCGCAGGAAGTCCAGCTGAAATTAATTTAAATAGTCGTGACATTGCGAATATGGGCATGGCAAAAATTGCAGATGCACCTGTTATTCTTGTTGCTGATATCGACCGAGGTGGGGTCTTTGCCTCAATTTACGGTACAGTTGAATTACTTGAAAAAGAAGAAAGAGCCAGAGTTAAAGGGGTTATTATTAATAAATTTAGAGGAGATAAAGCTTTACTTGATCCAGGACTTGAGATGATTGAAGATTTGACGAATATTCCTGTTTTAGGTGTGGTTCCTTATGAACAGTTTAAAATCGAAGATGAAGACAGTGTGGCGTTGAAAAATGTGAATCGTTTATTTGATTCAAGTAAGAAAATAGATGTGGCAGTGGTTTCTTTAAGTAAAATGTCTAATTTTACAGATTTTAATAGTTTAGAATTAGAACCAGATGTTTCCGTTAGGTATGTTTTTCAAGGAGATAAAATTGGACAACCGGATGTGTTAATCATTCCAGGTAGTAAAAATACCTTAGAAGATAGCTTGTTTTTAAAAGAAAGTGGCTTGGCGCAACAAATTCAAGAATTACGAGTAAAAGGAACTTATATTTTGGGGATTTGTGGTGGTTATCAGTTACTTGGAGAGAAATTACATGATCCACAAAAAATGGAATCAGAAACAGGTTCAGTTGACGGTTTAGGTTTACTTCCAGTGGAAACAACGATTCAAGAAACCAAAGTAACCGCCCAAGTTGAAGGGATGAGAGATGAATTAAAAGTGACAGGTTATGAAATTCATATGGGGGAAACACTTTTAAAAACTGGTCAACCTTTTGCAGAAATTTTAAAAGAAAACAATCAAGAAATCGCTCGATTTGATGGGGCTGTTAGTGAAGATGGTAAAGTTATTGGAACGTATCTTCACGGTATTTTTGATGGTAGTGATTTTAGGCATGATTTCTTTAATCAAGTAAGAGATTCAAAAGGTCTTGAGATGTTAACAGAAAAAACGCAAGAATATAAAGCATTTAAAGAGGAACAATACGACAAATTAGCAGATTGTTTACGTCAAAACTTAGACATGGAAAAAATCTATGAGATTATCAATCAGTCTGACAAAGGAAGTGTTTAG
- a CDS encoding uroporphyrinogen-III synthase, with protein sequence MLRTILYTREDSCPATIKEQFQRLGTTLIELPLIKTEGLAHCLPKTLIDWIFFTSSNTVKYLNQGLDYSKLKVASIGKKTSEALRQKGIQIDFEPSEAVAEIMMSEWLEQQEAPQVIFLPNSDLARKVIPEAVKKSRHKLIEEKVYHTYFPEESKRKLINLFKENNVDSAMFASPSAWRHFKETADEEQIDISAWQFYSIGPITSQAIEQSGAVVKKESKVHDTKHLYEVVLKEIKENGKIYAS encoded by the coding sequence ATGTTAAGAACAATCCTTTACACACGGGAAGACTCATGCCCGGCAACTATTAAAGAACAATTTCAACGATTAGGGACAACTCTCATAGAACTGCCCCTAATTAAAACAGAAGGCTTAGCTCATTGTTTACCAAAGACATTAATTGATTGGATTTTTTTTACCAGCTCCAATACAGTGAAATATTTGAATCAAGGCTTAGATTATTCGAAGCTCAAGGTAGCTTCTATTGGAAAAAAAACCAGTGAAGCTTTACGTCAAAAAGGTATTCAGATTGATTTTGAACCTAGTGAGGCAGTTGCTGAAATCATGATGTCAGAATGGTTAGAGCAACAAGAAGCGCCACAAGTTATCTTCTTACCAAACAGTGATTTGGCACGAAAAGTAATACCAGAAGCCGTAAAAAAGAGTCGTCATAAATTAATCGAAGAAAAAGTTTATCATACTTATTTTCCAGAAGAATCAAAACGTAAACTAATCAATCTGTTTAAAGAAAATAACGTCGATTCAGCAATGTTTGCTAGTCCTAGTGCATGGCGTCATTTTAAAGAAACTGCGGATGAGGAACAAATTGATATAAGTGCTTGGCAATTTTACTCTATTGGTCCGATTACAAGTCAAGCAATCGAACAATCGGGAGCAGTTGTAAAAAAAGAAAGTAAGGTTCATGACACGAAACATTTATATGAAGTCGTCTTAAAGGAGATTAAAGAAAATGGAAAAATTTATGCGTCATAG
- the hemB gene encoding porphobilinogen synthase, with translation MEKFMRHRRLRRTNYMRDMVRENHLILDDLIYPMFVIEKGETKEISSMPGIYQYTLADFSKELDELNELGIKAILLFGIPECKDAVGTGAYHNHGIVQEAIRIAKDKYPEMLVVADTCLCEYTDHGHCGVVEDGYVKNDESLNLLVQTAVSQAKSGADIIAPSNAMDGFVYAIRKGLDEAGFTNIPIMSYAVKYASSFYGPFREAAGSAPQFGDRKTYQMDPANGREAMRELESDIAEGADMFIIKPSMSFLDVVKEARGKTDAPIICYNVSGEYSMVKAASLNGWIDEERVVNEMLISMKRAGADMIMTYFAKDIAKRMKEVEK, from the coding sequence ATGGAAAAATTTATGCGTCATAGAAGATTAAGAAGAACAAATTATATGAGAGACATGGTGAGAGAAAATCATTTGATATTAGATGACTTAATTTATCCTATGTTTGTCATTGAAAAAGGTGAAACAAAAGAAATCAGCTCTATGCCAGGGATTTATCAATACACGTTAGCTGATTTCTCTAAAGAGCTAGATGAACTTAACGAATTAGGGATTAAAGCGATTCTTTTATTTGGTATTCCTGAATGTAAGGATGCTGTTGGAACGGGGGCTTATCATAATCATGGTATTGTTCAAGAAGCCATTCGAATCGCTAAAGATAAATACCCAGAGATGCTTGTTGTGGCAGATACTTGCCTTTGTGAGTACACAGATCATGGTCATTGTGGTGTGGTTGAAGATGGTTATGTTAAAAATGATGAGAGCTTAAATTTGTTAGTTCAAACAGCTGTCAGCCAAGCAAAAAGTGGAGCAGATATTATTGCGCCATCTAATGCCATGGATGGGTTTGTTTATGCGATTAGAAAAGGTTTAGACGAGGCTGGTTTTACGAATATTCCAATTATGTCTTATGCGGTGAAATATGCCTCAAGTTTCTACGGTCCTTTTAGAGAAGCCGCAGGAAGTGCCCCACAATTTGGTGACCGTAAAACGTATCAAATGGATCCAGCGAATGGCCGAGAAGCAATGCGTGAGCTTGAAAGCGATATAGCAGAAGGCGCTGATATGTTTATCATCAAGCCAAGTATGTCATTTCTTGATGTGGTAAAAGAAGCCAGAGGAAAAACAGATGCACCGATTATTTGTTACAATGTAAGTGGCGAGTATTCAATGGTCAAAGCAGCCAGCCTAAATGGTTGGATTGATGAAGAACGTGTAGTAAATGAAATGCTCATCTCAATGAAGAGAGCCGGAGCAGATATGATTATGACGTATTTTGCCAAAGATATTGCTAAAAGAATGAAAGAAGTTGAAAAATAA
- the hemC gene encoding hydroxymethylbilane synthase yields the protein MKRIIRVGTRGSQLATTQTKQAMAEITDRYPDIQLELIEIVTKGDRLKNHSLATIGGQGAFVKEIEHQLIAGEIDIAVHSLKDLPTLIPIELTIGCTLKRKSPYDCLIVRDSAHNLESLPKGAKVGTSSLRRQAQLLKLRPDLEILPLRGNIDTRIKRLVEGNYDAIMLAHAGIQRLAVAEEEVFFNVLTSDECLPAIGQGALALECREDDHELLEILRSIEDTDTRKAVEAERAFLRTMDGSCTFPIGGFAKIEGETIVVEGMISNYNGVEMLRETCRHQDPIKAGQELGESLINQGANRLIKECQTYVKNNPLHTGRLMPGNY from the coding sequence GTGAAGCGAATTATTCGAGTAGGAACTAGGGGAAGCCAATTAGCAACCACTCAAACGAAACAAGCAATGGCTGAAATAACTGACAGATATCCAGACATTCAACTAGAATTAATTGAAATTGTCACAAAAGGGGACCGATTAAAAAATCATAGTCTAGCCACAATTGGTGGACAAGGAGCTTTTGTGAAAGAGATTGAGCATCAATTAATCGCAGGTGAGATTGATATTGCGGTTCATAGCTTAAAGGACTTACCAACGCTTATTCCAATTGAATTAACCATTGGATGTACATTGAAAAGAAAAAGTCCATATGACTGCTTAATTGTTAGAGACAGTGCTCATAATTTAGAAAGCTTACCTAAGGGTGCAAAAGTAGGAACAAGTAGTTTAAGAAGACAAGCCCAGTTACTAAAACTAAGACCTGATTTAGAAATACTCCCTTTAAGAGGAAATATTGATACACGAATCAAACGATTAGTTGAAGGGAACTATGACGCAATTATGTTGGCCCATGCAGGTATTCAGCGTCTAGCTGTAGCAGAAGAAGAAGTCTTCTTTAACGTCTTAACAAGTGATGAATGTTTACCAGCAATCGGACAAGGAGCTCTTGCTCTTGAGTGTCGTGAAGATGATCATGAATTATTAGAGATATTAAGAAGTATTGAAGATACAGATACAAGAAAAGCAGTGGAAGCTGAACGAGCTTTTCTTAGAACAATGGATGGCAGTTGTACGTTTCCAATTGGTGGATTTGCAAAAATCGAAGGCGAGACCATAGTTGTTGAAGGTATGATTTCAAATTATAACGGCGTTGAAATGCTGAGAGAAACTTGTCGGCATCAAGATCCAATTAAGGCAGGGCAAGAATTAGGTGAATCATTAATCAATCAAGGCGCTAATCGATTAATCAAGGAGTGTCAAACCTATGTTAAGAACAATCCTTTACACACGGGAAGACTCATGCCCGGCAACTATTAA
- the hemL gene encoding glutamate-1-semialdehyde 2,1-aminomutase — MRQTTKSETAFIKSKEVFPGGVNSPVRAFGSVGGTPLFIDHAKGAHIYDVDGNEYVDYVLSWGPMILGHAQEQVLKKVMETAQKGTSFGAPSPLETELATWVKKRVPSIETMRMVNSGTEATMSAIRLARGYTKREKFIKFNGCYHGHSDSFLVNAGSGVATFELEDSPGVPKELIKATLSLDYNDLEAVEEAFKRYPEEIAAVIIEPIAGNMGLIPAEPEFLKGISRLTKEYGALFIFDEVMTGFRCDYDSAQGLYDIDPDLTTLGKVVGGGLPAAVFGGKKKYMDHIAPVGAVYQAGTLSGNPLAMAAGIATLEQLTKKDYEEMNQKVMRLTSGIKESAEKHGLPIQVSARGTMWGFFFNESPVVDFKTSKNSDQHFFGHFHKEMLNQGVYLSPSQFETNFMSTAHSDEDIEKTIQAFNTTFDVLAKKGIVYEGK; from the coding sequence ATGAGACAAACAACGAAATCAGAGACAGCATTTATTAAGTCAAAAGAAGTTTTCCCAGGAGGCGTTAACAGTCCTGTTAGAGCGTTTGGTTCTGTAGGTGGAACCCCTTTATTCATAGATCACGCAAAAGGTGCGCATATTTATGATGTTGATGGGAATGAATATGTGGATTATGTTTTATCTTGGGGTCCTATGATTTTAGGACATGCCCAAGAGCAAGTCCTAAAAAAAGTGATGGAGACAGCCCAAAAAGGAACTAGTTTTGGTGCACCTTCACCTTTAGAAACAGAATTAGCCACATGGGTTAAAAAAAGAGTGCCATCGATTGAAACCATGAGAATGGTTAATTCAGGTACGGAAGCTACAATGAGTGCGATTCGTTTAGCAAGAGGTTACACAAAAAGAGAAAAATTTATTAAATTTAATGGATGCTATCATGGGCATAGTGATTCGTTTTTAGTTAACGCTGGCTCAGGTGTGGCGACATTTGAACTAGAAGATTCACCAGGTGTTCCTAAAGAGTTAATCAAAGCTACTTTAAGTTTGGATTATAATGATTTAGAAGCAGTCGAAGAAGCGTTTAAACGCTACCCAGAAGAGATTGCGGCTGTTATCATTGAACCAATTGCAGGGAATATGGGACTGATTCCAGCAGAGCCAGAATTTCTTAAAGGTATAAGCAGATTAACGAAAGAATATGGTGCTTTGTTTATTTTTGATGAAGTCATGACGGGATTTAGATGCGATTATGATTCGGCACAAGGGCTTTATGATATTGATCCAGACTTAACAACCTTAGGTAAAGTGGTTGGTGGTGGCTTGCCAGCTGCGGTTTTTGGTGGTAAGAAAAAATATATGGACCATATTGCTCCAGTTGGTGCTGTCTATCAAGCAGGCACGCTTTCAGGTAATCCTTTAGCAATGGCAGCAGGGATTGCAACTTTAGAACAGTTAACCAAAAAAGATTACGAAGAGATGAATCAAAAAGTAATGCGTCTAACAAGTGGTATCAAAGAAAGCGCTGAAAAGCATGGTCTGCCAATTCAAGTTTCGGCTAGAGGAACGATGTGGGGCTTCTTCTTTAATGAAAGTCCTGTGGTTGATTTTAAAACATCTAAAAATAGTGATCAACATTTCTTTGGACACTTCCATAAAGAGATGTTAAATCAAGGTGTGTACTTGTCACCCTCTCAATTTGAAACAAACTTTATGTCCACAGCTCATAGTGATGAAGACATTGAAAAAACCATTCAAGCTTTCAATACAACATTCGATGTGTTAGCAAAAAAAGGGATCGTCTATGAAGGTAAGTAA
- a CDS encoding AIR synthase related protein — MKVSNYRDLTIMNVTPDLQLMVACDSSASIGHKEHDTVHIDPEIVAACCLRVPLFELICVGAKPNLVVDMIGNEYESTGKKMLSGIHSELKKAGLEDIPLNGSTEENMISTMSSLGITVIGEHSGKFIQPVISKNDYLFQLGEPFVGNEVIANLDHLCDYQDLYQLKADESVVDMLPVGSKGIAYEGHVLATDNNLKIEFYQPDATDLKKSAGPSTVVLVVVSAEKKFEFSLNQTNLLEIGQFK, encoded by the coding sequence ATGAAGGTAAGTAATTATCGAGATTTAACCATTATGAATGTGACACCTGATTTACAACTAATGGTGGCCTGTGACAGTAGTGCTAGTATTGGACATAAAGAACATGACACCGTTCATATTGATCCAGAAATAGTGGCTGCCTGTTGTTTGAGAGTCCCATTATTTGAATTAATTTGTGTGGGAGCTAAACCAAATTTAGTTGTTGATATGATTGGTAACGAGTACGAATCAACAGGTAAAAAGATGCTTTCAGGCATTCATTCAGAACTTAAAAAAGCGGGATTAGAAGATATTCCTCTAAATGGAAGTACAGAAGAAAATATGATCTCAACCATGTCTAGTTTAGGAATTACTGTAATAGGAGAGCATTCAGGCAAATTTATACAACCAGTAATTTCTAAAAATGACTACTTATTTCAATTAGGTGAGCCTTTTGTGGGGAACGAAGTCATTGCTAATTTAGATCATTTGTGTGACTATCAAGACTTGTATCAGTTAAAAGCTGATGAGAGCGTCGTAGATATGTTACCAGTTGGTTCAAAAGGCATTGCTTATGAAGGGCACGTTTTAGCTACAGATAATAATTTAAAGATTGAATTTTACCAACCAGATGCTACTGATTTGAAAAAATCAGCTGGACCATCAACTGTGGTCTTAGTAGTTGTTTCAGCAGAAAAAAAATTCGAATTTAGTTTAAATCAGACTAATTTATTGGAAATTGGTCAGTTTAAATAG
- the hemA gene encoding glutamyl-tRNA reductase: MHLLYVGLTYKNTPVRLRERATFLNQDIKLANQQLFRTKSILENVIISTCNRTELYVVVDQLHTGKYYTKHFLADFFDLPVEELEAHLSFKEDDEVLEHIFRLGCGLDSAVLGETQILGQLKKSFLEAQKAETTGTIFNKLFNEVIHFAKKMHSTYKFNEISSSLSQSALQIANEEYQDLSDKHLFVIGAGQMSELVIKNLKNFELEKVSVFNRTIENAKKLGQHTTFEMNYYPLEELTANLNQADILITAVSSQEPLMTKQILDEVNLNKNLLLFDLGLPRNINPHCQLVENVTLYNVDSIGERINRGEKKRQELMLEVAEEVKLAVASFKEWEKQLGIIPVITELRIKTLEAEESALKSLQSKLPDLSEREVKIIRKHMKSIVNQSLRTPIREIKELSTEENALYDIQLFKRIFGIELKEENDCEANYSSRN, encoded by the coding sequence ATGCACCTTTTATATGTGGGACTCACCTATAAAAATACACCAGTTAGATTAAGAGAGAGAGCAACATTTTTAAATCAAGACATTAAATTAGCGAATCAGCAATTATTTAGAACGAAAAGTATTCTTGAAAATGTGATTATCTCGACTTGTAATCGAACGGAACTTTATGTAGTAGTGGATCAATTACACACAGGAAAATATTATACGAAACACTTTTTAGCAGATTTTTTTGATTTGCCAGTGGAAGAATTAGAAGCTCATTTAAGCTTTAAAGAAGACGATGAAGTCTTAGAACATATCTTTAGACTTGGTTGTGGACTAGACTCTGCTGTCTTAGGAGAAACTCAAATATTGGGGCAATTAAAGAAAAGTTTCTTAGAAGCACAAAAAGCAGAGACAACAGGAACTATTTTTAATAAACTATTTAATGAGGTCATTCATTTTGCAAAAAAAATGCACAGTACTTATAAGTTCAATGAAATATCCTCATCTCTTAGCCAATCAGCCCTACAAATTGCTAATGAGGAATATCAGGATTTATCAGATAAACATCTTTTTGTCATAGGTGCAGGTCAAATGAGTGAGTTAGTCATTAAGAACCTTAAAAATTTTGAGTTAGAGAAAGTAAGTGTTTTTAATCGAACCATTGAAAACGCAAAAAAATTAGGTCAACATACGACCTTTGAGATGAATTACTATCCATTAGAAGAGTTAACAGCTAATCTGAATCAGGCAGATATCCTGATTACGGCTGTTTCAAGTCAAGAACCATTAATGACTAAACAGATACTAGATGAAGTCAATTTAAATAAAAATCTGCTACTGTTTGATTTAGGGTTACCAAGAAATATTAATCCACATTGTCAGCTTGTTGAAAATGTGACACTCTACAATGTGGACAGTATTGGTGAAAGAATCAATCGGGGTGAAAAAAAACGCCAAGAATTAATGTTAGAAGTCGCAGAAGAAGTCAAACTAGCAGTAGCATCTTTCAAAGAATGGGAAAAACAATTAGGTATTATCCCCGTTATTACAGAACTTCGAATTAAAACCTTAGAAGCTGAAGAAAGTGCTCTAAAAAGTTTGCAAAGTAAGTTACCCGATTTATCTGAAAGAGAAGTAAAAATTATTAGAAAACACATGAAAAGTATTGTCAATCAATCACTTAGAACGCCCATTAGAGAAATTAAAGAATTATCTACTGAAGAAAATGCCCTGTATGATATTCAATTGTTTAAACGAATATTTGGGATTGAATTAAAAGAGGAGAATGACTGTGAAGCGAATTATTCGAGTAGGAACTAG
- a CDS encoding precorrin-2 dehydrogenase/sirohydrochlorin ferrochelatase family protein, with the protein MYPITLNLKNKPVLIIGGGKIAARKIKGLLGEGADMTVISPILHKDIKQEMITWIQKEYEASDIRPQYQLIFACTDNNSLNEQILSDALPSQLVNVVSNKEKSDFYNMSMIKHKGIKIGITTEGASPKVTKETRIKLQEWLNKNEE; encoded by the coding sequence GTGTACCCGATAACTCTTAATTTAAAAAACAAACCTGTCTTAATTATTGGTGGCGGAAAAATTGCTGCCCGAAAGATTAAAGGACTACTAGGTGAAGGGGCAGATATGACAGTCATTTCACCTATCCTTCATAAAGATATTAAGCAAGAAATGATTACTTGGATACAAAAAGAATATGAAGCAAGTGATATTAGGCCTCAGTACCAACTGATTTTTGCATGTACTGATAATAACTCCTTGAATGAACAAATATTAAGTGATGCACTGCCGTCTCAATTAGTTAATGTTGTGAGTAACAAAGAAAAATCAGATTTTTATAACATGTCGATGATTAAACATAAGGGCATAAAAATTGGCATTACAACTGAAGGAGCCTCTCCAAAAGTTACCAAAGAAACAAGAATTAAATTACAAGAATGGTTAAATAAAAATGAGGAGTAA
- the cbiQ gene encoding cobalt ECF transporter T component CbiQ produces MLSIDKIAYESKLKDVSPILKTVCYFGLLVYMFLLSPVFQSVGILIIAILTIYTARMTIVRYIKWLLVPLPFLLISFITIILTVSTSKSELFFSAHLFGRYVGATSASLEMGYQLFFRSFGCLACTYFYAMSVPFNQILYVLNKCHLPSYLIEVTMLMYRFIFILIDEMLLIHQSQSMRFGYQTVKTSYHSLGLLFRVLFLQSMARYKKMMIALEMKFFNGDFPLN; encoded by the coding sequence ATGCTATCGATTGATAAAATAGCTTATGAAAGTAAATTAAAGGATGTCTCACCCATTTTAAAAACAGTCTGTTACTTTGGTCTCTTAGTGTACATGTTTCTTTTATCACCTGTTTTTCAAAGTGTGGGAATTTTAATCATTGCAATCTTAACTATTTATACAGCTCGAATGACGATTGTTAGATATATTAAGTGGTTACTTGTGCCGCTCCCTTTTTTACTGATTAGTTTTATCACGATTATTTTAACCGTTTCTACTTCCAAAAGTGAGTTGTTTTTTTCAGCTCACCTTTTTGGAAGGTATGTGGGAGCAACATCAGCTTCCTTAGAAATGGGCTATCAGTTATTTTTCAGATCGTTTGGGTGTTTGGCTTGTACTTATTTTTATGCAATGAGTGTGCCTTTTAATCAAATCCTATATGTTTTGAATAAGTGCCATTTGCCGAGCTACTTGATTGAAGTAACTATGTTAATGTATCGCTTTATTTTTATTTTAATTGATGAGATGTTATTGATTCATCAATCTCAAAGCATGCGGTTTGGTTATCAAACGGTAAAAACAAGCTATCACTCATTAGGTTTATTATTTAGAGTATTATTTCTTCAAAGCATGGCACGTTATAAAAAAATGATGATTGCCTTAGAGATGAAATTTTTCAATGGTGATTTTCCCTTGAATTGA
- a CDS encoding energy-coupling factor ABC transporter ATP-binding protein yields MLKIENVCVSYDKNTQILNDICMEFKENTPIGIIGANGSGKSTLFQTIVGLLKPTKGNIYFNNQKLSYKKSKLTEFRKKVGIVFQEPEQQMFYSIVEDDVAFALKNLGISEEEIVKRMNKAFDLLDIQHLKEKPIQYLSYGQKKRVAIASVLVLETEWILLDEPTAGLDPAGRGHMIEIIKRLVSENKKVILSSHDMDLMYEVCQYFYVLKEGSVILEGSKEDIFLDRELLLSAKLEQPWLVKMHQQLEIPLFPDEESFYKNTKVGG; encoded by the coding sequence ATGTTAAAAATTGAGAATGTCTGTGTTTCTTATGACAAGAATACACAAATTTTAAATGATATTTGTATGGAATTTAAAGAAAATACCCCCATTGGAATTATTGGTGCTAATGGCTCAGGTAAATCAACCTTATTTCAAACAATCGTTGGCTTATTAAAACCAACCAAGGGAAATATTTATTTCAATAATCAAAAATTATCTTATAAAAAAAGTAAATTAACGGAATTTAGAAAAAAAGTTGGCATCGTTTTTCAAGAACCAGAACAGCAAATGTTTTATTCAATCGTTGAGGATGATGTAGCATTTGCATTAAAGAACTTAGGAATTTCAGAGGAAGAAATTGTTAAGAGGATGAATAAAGCATTTGATTTGTTAGATATTCAGCATTTGAAAGAAAAGCCGATTCAATATTTAAGTTACGGTCAAAAAAAGCGAGTAGCAATCGCTAGTGTTCTTGTTTTAGAAACGGAATGGATTTTATTAGATGAACCAACAGCAGGTTTAGATCCAGCTGGTAGAGGGCACATGATCGAGATTATCAAACGATTAGTGTCAGAAAATAAAAAGGTGATTTTATCTAGTCATGACATGGATTTAATGTACGAGGTTTGCCAATATTTCTATGTTTTAAAAGAAGGATCAGTTATTCTTGAAGGCTCAAAGGAAGATATTTTCTTAGATAGAGAATTACTCCTATCTGCTAAATTAGAACAGCCGTGGTTGGTTAAAATGCACCAACAGTTAGAGATACCTTTGTTTCCAGATGAAGAAAGTTTTTATAAAAATACGAAAGTTGGGGGATAA